One genomic region from bacterium encodes:
- a CDS encoding SpoIID/LytB domain-containing protein, with protein sequence MSAGLGRRTPGRVRIIPLLGVLLVVAVLGGGCAGRRRGPVVTPPASSAPVSAPHAGDVTPEDGPRLPSPTPADTLTPADEPGLRSDEPVFLAIGLATGKPRFELTVEGATELIGGGDARVLARLPAGAACVLEAGRGGVSWRGGGRDGVAAAPLLLRPVDPRHGLVWGDTPYGGEMRILRPQSGLTLINVVALEEYLRGVVPWEIGRPGAPGLAALEAQAVAARTYSLAHRGDRSGLGFDLWADVQDQVYHGRRGNDPWCDRAVDNTRGLVLRHGGREIEAYYCSTCGGRTSDVHEVWPREPRPYLTSVADGPSEEAWCRGSPLFRWEKSWSAADLERVLQRTLPEYLQWLSASSARRDWAGEGFAPARAGVDARRPGRLRGLEIAGRTSCGRVARLDVRTDAGVYRIRGDRVRWVLVPVDGRFSILESANFDLSVESGRDGGLRRVTVAGRGFGHGVGLCQHGALAMARAGHDVREILAHYYPGARLEAIGAP encoded by the coding sequence GTGAGCGCGGGCCTGGGCAGGCGCACGCCCGGACGGGTGCGGATCATCCCGCTGCTGGGCGTCCTGCTCGTCGTCGCCGTCCTGGGCGGCGGCTGCGCCGGCCGCCGGCGTGGGCCCGTCGTGACGCCGCCCGCCTCGTCTGCGCCCGTGTCGGCGCCGCACGCCGGCGACGTCACGCCGGAGGACGGACCGCGCCTGCCGTCGCCGACGCCGGCGGACACGCTCACGCCCGCGGACGAACCCGGCCTGCGGTCCGACGAACCCGTGTTCCTCGCCATCGGCCTCGCGACCGGCAAACCCCGCTTCGAACTGACGGTCGAGGGCGCGACCGAACTGATCGGCGGCGGGGACGCCCGCGTCCTGGCCCGCCTGCCCGCCGGCGCCGCCTGCGTGCTCGAGGCCGGGCGCGGCGGCGTCTCCTGGCGGGGCGGGGGCCGCGACGGCGTCGCCGCGGCGCCGCTGCTGCTGCGTCCCGTCGATCCCCGCCACGGCCTGGTCTGGGGCGACACGCCCTACGGCGGCGAGATGCGGATCCTGCGCCCCCAGTCCGGACTCACCCTGATCAACGTGGTCGCGCTGGAGGAGTACCTGCGCGGGGTCGTGCCGTGGGAGATCGGCCGCCCCGGTGCGCCGGGGCTCGCCGCGCTCGAGGCGCAGGCCGTCGCCGCCCGCACCTACAGCCTGGCGCACCGCGGCGACCGCAGCGGCCTGGGCTTCGACCTGTGGGCCGACGTGCAGGACCAGGTCTACCACGGGCGCCGCGGCAACGACCCCTGGTGCGATCGGGCCGTCGACAACACGCGCGGCCTGGTGCTCCGCCACGGAGGCCGCGAGATCGAGGCCTACTACTGCTCGACCTGCGGCGGACGCACCAGCGACGTGCACGAGGTCTGGCCGCGCGAGCCGCGCCCCTACCTCACGAGCGTCGCGGACGGCCCGTCGGAAGAGGCCTGGTGCCGGGGCTCGCCCCTGTTCCGCTGGGAGAAGTCGTGGTCCGCCGCCGATCTCGAGCGCGTGCTGCAGCGCACCCTGCCCGAGTACCTGCAGTGGCTGTCGGCCTCGTCGGCGAGACGGGACTGGGCGGGCGAGGGCTTCGCGCCGGCGCGGGCCGGCGTCGACGCGCGTCGGCCTGGTCGGTTGCGCGGCCTGGAGATCGCCGGCCGGACGAGCTGCGGGCGCGTCGCGCGGCTGGACGTCCGCACCGACGCGGGCGTCTACCGCATCCGCGGCGATCGCGTCCGCTGGGTCCTGGTTCCGGTCGACGGCCGTTTCTCCATCCTCGAGAGCGCGAACTTCGACCTGTCCGTCGAGTCCGGACGCGACGGCGGCCTGCGCCGCGTCACGGTCGCCGGCCGCGGTTTCGGGCACGGGGTCGGGCTGTGCCAGCACGGCGCGCTGGCCATGGCGCGCGCCGGGCACGACGTGCGCGAGATCCTCGCCCACTACTATCCCGGCGCGCGTCTCGAAGCGATCGGCGCGCCGTGA
- a CDS encoding glycoside hydrolase family 3 N-terminal domain-containing protein yields the protein MSGAGANGGAGVAGRLVVGLLGPALLPAEAAWLRRHRPAGVILFGRNVRDAGQLRGLCDDLRRALPAGAEIMADQEGGAVSVLAAAAGRPPSAWTLGAIDDPELTRRVHRATAQRARDCGIDRLLAPCADVLLAPGNTVIGSRAFGSSSDLVARHVAAAVRGLREGGVRCCLKHWPGHGAVARDTHLGAASPVPFRDERPYAAGLAAGAEAIMLGHLVAPSEASPASLSPPAAARARRLGAGLLLSDDITMGALRLPLAALGVTALGDGLAEPGDLLPAWLAAVDAGACDRLLCRGIPWRALPVDGTEPPAGVAAPPLPRRDAQAESAWREARRRAVAPCLDPRAGPLALWFSAPDHRWGSPDRQTLRAAGWRGRCLTVPFDSSGEPPAAQLLVSGHAPAAPERLAAASRWFGRALAERGRCVVLGHPGLAFQVKALLPGGWSVVAGAGVTPADIAPLIVPSSSNIQDRAG from the coding sequence GTGAGCGGGGCCGGGGCCAACGGCGGCGCGGGGGTGGCCGGACGTCTGGTCGTCGGCCTGCTCGGCCCCGCGCTGCTGCCGGCGGAGGCGGCCTGGCTGCGACGGCACCGGCCGGCGGGGGTCATCCTCTTCGGCCGCAACGTGCGCGACGCCGGGCAGCTGCGCGGCCTCTGCGACGACCTGCGCCGCGCGTTGCCCGCCGGCGCCGAGATCATGGCCGACCAGGAGGGCGGCGCGGTGTCGGTCCTCGCCGCGGCGGCGGGGCGCCCCCCGTCCGCCTGGACGCTCGGCGCGATCGACGACCCGGAACTGACCCGCCGCGTCCACCGCGCGACGGCGCAACGCGCCCGCGATTGCGGGATCGACCGCCTGCTCGCCCCCTGCGCCGACGTCCTGCTCGCGCCCGGCAACACCGTGATCGGCAGCCGCGCCTTCGGCTCCTCGTCGGACCTGGTCGCCCGCCACGTGGCCGCCGCGGTGCGCGGACTGCGCGAAGGCGGCGTGCGCTGCTGCCTGAAGCATTGGCCGGGGCACGGCGCCGTCGCGCGCGACACCCACCTCGGCGCGGCGTCGCCCGTGCCCTTCCGCGACGAGCGGCCCTACGCCGCCGGCTTGGCGGCTGGCGCCGAGGCGATCATGCTGGGGCATCTCGTCGCTCCGAGTGAGGCGAGTCCCGCTTCGCTGAGCCCGCCGGCCGCCGCGCGCGCGCGCCGGCTCGGCGCCGGCCTGCTGCTGAGCGACGACATCACGATGGGCGCACTACGCTTGCCCCTGGCCGCGCTCGGCGTCACCGCGCTCGGCGACGGTCTGGCCGAACCGGGCGACCTGCTGCCGGCGTGGCTCGCCGCCGTCGACGCCGGCGCCTGCGACCGGCTGTTGTGCCGGGGGATCCCCTGGCGGGCCTTGCCGGTCGACGGCACGGAACCGCCCGCCGGCGTCGCGGCGCCGCCGCTCCCTAGACGCGACGCCCAGGCGGAATCCGCCTGGCGCGAAGCGCGACGCCGCGCCGTCGCGCCCTGCCTGGACCCGCGGGCGGGTCCGCTGGCGCTGTGGTTCTCCGCGCCCGACCACCGCTGGGGCTCGCCGGACCGGCAGACCCTGCGCGCGGCCGGCTGGCGCGGGCGGTGCCTGACGGTGCCGTTCGACTCGTCCGGTGAGCCGCCGGCGGCGCAGCTCCTGGTCTCCGGGCACGCTCCGGCCGCCCCCGAGCGGCTGGCTGCGGCTAGCCGCTGGTTCGGGCGCGCGCTGGCGGAACGCGGCCGCTGCGTCGTGCTGGGTCACCCGGGCCTGGCGTTCCAGGTCAAGGCCCTGTTGCCGGGGGGCTGGTCCGTGGTCGCCGGCGCCGGCGTGACGCCCGCCGACATCGCCCCGCTGATCGTGCCTTCGTCGTCGAACATTCAGGACCGCGCAGGTTGA